The Euphorbia lathyris chromosome 8, ddEupLath1.1, whole genome shotgun sequence genome has a window encoding:
- the LOC136202677 gene encoding peptidyl-prolyl cis-trans isomerase FKBP17-2, chloroplastic isoform X1, with product MATFFGSPPFLSHPIPKTNNNHFSSSPNPPPSTPSSSSQPQGSTPLSQQSYTSSSKQPEVVKVQKQKPSSASSSSPGKVDSTDWIASTLTRRFGLGAGLAWASFLAFGVVSEQLKTRFEVSQERANTRDIEKEEEVVLPNAIRYIDLRVGGGATPRKGDLVVIDLKGKVEGSEKAFVDTFGGENKSLALVMGSRPYSKGMCEGIEYVLRSMKAGGKRKVIIPSNLGFGENGAEFGNDLQIPPFSNLVYILEVDKVSIAPA from the exons ATGGCAACTTTCTTTGGCTCTCCTCCATTTCTTTCTCACCCAATACCAAAAACCAACAATAATCACTTCTCTTCATCACCAAATCCTCCCCCTTCAACCCCATCTTCTTCATCACAGCCACAAGGTTCAACACCACTTTCACAGCAAAGTTATACAAGCTCATCCAAGCAACCAGAAGTAGTCAAAGTGCAGAAACAGAAGCCAAGTAGTGCTTCTAGTTCTAGCCCTGGCAAAGTTGATAGCACTGACTGGATAGCTTCAACATTGACAAGGCGGTTCGGGCTCGGAGCCGGTCTTGCTTGGGCTTCTTTTCTTGCATTTGGTGTTGTTTCTGAGCAACTCAAGACTCGTTTTGAAGTCTCTCAAGAACGAGCTAATACAAG AGATAttgagaaggaagaagaggtaGTGTTGCCTAATGCCATAAG GTACATTGACTTAAGAGTTGGGGGAGGGGCAACTCCAAGAAAAGGAGATTTGGTGGTGATTGATTTGAAAGGAAAAGTAGAAGGAAGTGAGAAAGCATTTGTTGATACATTTGGTGGAGAAAATAAATCATTAGCATTAGTAATGGGATCAAGACCATATAGTAAAGGAATGTGTGAAGGAATAGAATATGTTTTGAGATCAATGAAAGCAGGAGGGAAAAGAAaagtcattattccttctaatctTGGCTTTGGAGAGAATGGTGCTGAGTTTGGTAATGATCTTCAAATTCCTCCATTTTCTAATCTTGTGTACATTCTTGAGGTTGATAAAGTTTCCATTGCTCCAGCTTGA
- the LOC136202677 gene encoding peptidyl-prolyl cis-trans isomerase FKBP17-2, chloroplastic isoform X2: MATFFGSPPFLSHPIPKTNNNHFSSSPNPPPSTPSSSSQPQGSTPLSQQSYTSSSKQPEVVKVQKQKPSSASSSSPGKVDSTDWIASTLTRRFGLGAGLAWASFLAFGVVSEQLKTRFEVSQERANTRDIEKEEEVVLPNAIRYIDLRVGGGATPRKGDLVVIDLKGKVEGSEKAFVDTFGGENKSLALVMGSRPYSKGMCEGIEYVLRSMKAGGKRKVIIPSNLGFGENGAEFA, encoded by the exons ATGGCAACTTTCTTTGGCTCTCCTCCATTTCTTTCTCACCCAATACCAAAAACCAACAATAATCACTTCTCTTCATCACCAAATCCTCCCCCTTCAACCCCATCTTCTTCATCACAGCCACAAGGTTCAACACCACTTTCACAGCAAAGTTATACAAGCTCATCCAAGCAACCAGAAGTAGTCAAAGTGCAGAAACAGAAGCCAAGTAGTGCTTCTAGTTCTAGCCCTGGCAAAGTTGATAGCACTGACTGGATAGCTTCAACATTGACAAGGCGGTTCGGGCTCGGAGCCGGTCTTGCTTGGGCTTCTTTTCTTGCATTTGGTGTTGTTTCTGAGCAACTCAAGACTCGTTTTGAAGTCTCTCAAGAACGAGCTAATACAAG AGATAttgagaaggaagaagaggtaGTGTTGCCTAATGCCATAAG GTACATTGACTTAAGAGTTGGGGGAGGGGCAACTCCAAGAAAAGGAGATTTGGTGGTGATTGATTTGAAAGGAAAAGTAGAAGGAAGTGAGAAAGCATTTGTTGATACATTTGGTGGAGAAAATAAATCATTAGCATTAGTAATGGGATCAAGACCATATAGTAAAGGAATGTGTGAAGGAATAGAATATGTTTTGAGATCAATGAAAGCAGGAGGGAAAAGAAaagtcattattccttctaatctTGGCTTTGGAGAGAATGGTGCTGAGTTTG CTTGA
- the LOC136202676 gene encoding probable serine/threonine-protein kinase SIS8 isoform X2 — MDGFYDVYGIVNDSTSDRMPSLVDLQGTPISDGVSWEAVLVNRAGDANLLKLEQKAIQMAVKSRSESLLSLDRDFVQKLAVLVSDYMGGSVGDPDNMSRAWRNLSYSLKATLGSMVLPIGSLTIGLARHRALMFKVLADSVGIPCRLVKGHQYTGSDDVAMNFVKLDDGREYIVDLMADPGTLIPSDVAGSHIEYESIFSASPLSRDIDSSHIASSSSGIASSLEEHLDVGTSAKGSNFRSETSAGNQSDSKCEDSDSMSLTPTIKSEEEPKISSDELKGSSNVEKVPVRESLGRSNHPFSHARSPSWTEGVTSPAARRMKVKDVSQYMIDAAKENPQLAQKLHDVLLESGVVAPPSLFTEVYSELLDVSTTESKSPVEDKDDFKLKGETQRVKNQNDLVPVRCLPPLPYHRVQSRASPAFNILENPFDTREVSGQTVSSQSEVTLVNYSKNVPVAAAAAAAAAVVASSMVVAVTKSSTDSNRELPVAAAATATAAAVVATTAAVSKQYEQCARSDGDADSSGYEPRGSGDRGSGGQERDNSGGTSEAERISDRSAGNDSSKSDITLDDVAECEIPWEEITLGERIGLGSYGEVYRGDWHGTEVAVKRFLDQGISVESLEEFRSEVRIMKRLRHPNVVLFMGAVTRSPNLSIVTEFLPRGSLYRLIHRPNNQLDERRRLRMALDAARGMNYLHNCTPVIVHRDLKSPNLLVDKNWVVKVCDFGLSRMKHSTFLSSRSTAGTAEWMAPEVLRNEPSDEKCDVYSYGVILWELCTMQQPWGGMNPMQVVGAVGFQQRRLDIPDGMDPAVSDIIRQCWQTDPRLRPTFAEIMAALKPLQKPITSATVSRPRGVQERIQLLQEAEDQAG, encoded by the exons ATGGATGGTTTTTATGATGTGTATGGAATTGTGAACGACTCAACATCGGATAGGATGCCTTCTCTAGTTGATTTGCAAGGAACACCGATTTCAGATGGTGTTAGCTGGGAAGCAGTGCTAGTAAATAGAGCTGGTGATGCTAACTTGTTGAAACTTGAACAGAAGGCAATACAAATGGCGGTGAAGTCAAGGTCGGAATCACTACTTTCCCTAGACAGAGATTTTGTGCAAAAGCTTGCTGTTTTAGTTTCTGATTACATGGGTGGATCAGTTGGGGATCCTGATAACATGTCGAGAGCATGGCGAAATCTCAGCTACAGTTTGAAAGCAACTCTTGGCAGCATGGTTTTACCGATTGGTTCTCTTACAATTGGATTGGCTCGTCATCGTGCTTTAATGTTCAAG GTCTTGGCTGATAGTGTAGGCATACCCTGTCGACTAGTAAAAGGTCATCAGTACACCGGTTCTGATGATGTTGCCATGAATTTTGTAAAGCTTGATGATGGAAG GGAATACATTGTTGATCTAATGGCAGATCCCGGTACACTTATTCCTTCTGATGTTGCCGGATCACATATAGAATATGAGTCGATCTTTTCCGCGAGTCCTTTGTCACGTGACATTGACTCATCTCATATAGCTTCTTCTAGCAGTGGAATAGCAAGTTCATTAGAAGAACATTTAGATGTTGGCACATCGGCAAAGGGATCAAACTTCAGGAGCGAAACTTCAGCAGGAAACCAATCTGATAGCAAGTGTGAAGATAGTGATAGTATGAGTTTAACCCCAACGATTAAAAGTGAAGAAGAACCCAAAATTTCCTCGGATGAACTTAAGGGTTCTTCGAATGTAGAGAAGGTCCCGGTGAGGGAAAGTCTTGGAAGGTCAAACCATCCGTTTTCTCATGCTAGATCACCTTCATGGACTGAAGGTGTTACCTCTCCTGCTGCACGTAGAATGAAAGTGAAAGATGTTTCGCAGTACATGATCGATGCTGCCAAAGAAAATCCACAGTTAGCGCAGAAACTGCATGATGTATTGCTAGAAAGTGGTGTTGTTGCGCCCCCGAGCTTGTTTACTGAAGTTTATTCTGAGCTTTTAGATGTATCAACGACCGAGTCTAAGTCCCCCGTTGAAGATAAGGATGATTTCAAACTGAAGGGTGAAACCCAGCGTGTGAAGAATCAAAATGACCTCGTCCCCGTTCGATGTTTGCCTCCTTTGCCTTATCACAGAGTTCAGTCTAGAGCAAGTCCTGCTTTTAACATACTTGAGAATCCGTTTGATACAAGGGAGGTTTCTGGACAAACTGTATCATCGCAGTCCGAAGTTACTCTAGTGAATTATTCAAAAAATGTCCCAGTCGCTGCCGCAgctgcagcagcagcagctgTTGTTGCATCTTCTATGGTTGTTGCTGTAACAAAGTCGAGCACAGACTCAAACCGCGAACTGCCTGTAGCAGCTGCTGCAACTGCCACTGCTGCAGCTGTGGTTGCAACTACTGCAGCTGTCAGCAAGCAGTATGAGCAATGTGCACGGAGCGATGGAGATGCAGATAGTTCTGGCTATGAGCCACGTGGCAGTGGGGACCGTGGTAGTGGGGGCCAAGAACGTGATAATTCCGGGGGAACTTCAGAAGCTGAGCGAATATCTGATAGATCAGCTGGTAATGATAGCTCGAAATCTGATATAACACTGGATGATGTGGCAGAATGTGAGATTCCGTGGGAGGAAATCACCTTGGGTGAACGCATCGGACTTG GATCATACGGAGAGGTTTATCGTGGAGATTGGCATGGAACT GAAGTTGCGGTGAAGAGGTTCTTAGATCAAGGTATTTCTGTTGAATCACTTGAAGAATTCAGAAGCGAG GTTCGGATCATGAAAAGACTGAGACATCCCAACGTTGTTCTCTTCATGGGAGCAGTAACCCGTTCCCCAAATCTTTCCATTGTTACAGAATTTCTTCCTAG AGGTAGTTTGTACAGACTAATTCACAGGCCTAACAAtcaattagatgagaggaggcGTTTAAGGATGGCTCTCGATgcg GCCCGGGGAATGAATTATTTACACAACTGTACGCCGGTTATAGTACATCGTGATTTGAAGTCCCCGAATCTTCTAGTAGATAAAAATTGGGTGGTGAAG GTATGTGACTTCGGGCTATCACGTATGAAGCATAGCACATTTCTCTCATCCAGGTCAACTGCAGGGACG GCTGAGTGGATGGCCCCAGAAGTGCTAAGAAACGAACCTTCTGACGAAAA GTGTGATGTTTATAGTTACGGGGTTATACTATGGGAACTCTGCACAATGCAGCAACCATGGGGTGGAATGAACCCAATGCAAGTTGTAGGTGCTGTTGGTTTTCAACAACGACGTCTCGACATTCCCGATGGGATGGATCCTGCCGTTTCGGATATTATTAGGCAGTGTTGGCAGAC AGATCCGAGATTGAGGCCGACATTTGCAGAAATAATGGCAGCTTTGAAGCCATTGCAGAAACCGATAACCAGCGCAACAGTGTCTAGACCGAGAGGTGTGCAAGAGAGAATTCAGCTGTTGCAGGAAGCAGAAGATCAAGCAGGCTAG
- the LOC136202676 gene encoding probable serine/threonine-protein kinase SIS8 isoform X1 gives MKNILKKLHMMPNQDGGGGEGSNSSKGNKSFNASSSPDNLLPSSRSHEHNKPFSGISNWLNSVANKKSPSPPSSSNVTKGDRAETADSNSISSGVLEAVSDSVRRDSESTTSNSRDPDIEEEYQIQLALELSAREDPEAVQIEAVKQISLGSCAVENTPAEVVAYRYWNYNALSYDDKVMDGFYDVYGIVNDSTSDRMPSLVDLQGTPISDGVSWEAVLVNRAGDANLLKLEQKAIQMAVKSRSESLLSLDRDFVQKLAVLVSDYMGGSVGDPDNMSRAWRNLSYSLKATLGSMVLPIGSLTIGLARHRALMFKVLADSVGIPCRLVKGHQYTGSDDVAMNFVKLDDGREYIVDLMADPGTLIPSDVAGSHIEYESIFSASPLSRDIDSSHIASSSSGIASSLEEHLDVGTSAKGSNFRSETSAGNQSDSKCEDSDSMSLTPTIKSEEEPKISSDELKGSSNVEKVPVRESLGRSNHPFSHARSPSWTEGVTSPAARRMKVKDVSQYMIDAAKENPQLAQKLHDVLLESGVVAPPSLFTEVYSELLDVSTTESKSPVEDKDDFKLKGETQRVKNQNDLVPVRCLPPLPYHRVQSRASPAFNILENPFDTREVSGQTVSSQSEVTLVNYSKNVPVAAAAAAAAAVVASSMVVAVTKSSTDSNRELPVAAAATATAAAVVATTAAVSKQYEQCARSDGDADSSGYEPRGSGDRGSGGQERDNSGGTSEAERISDRSAGNDSSKSDITLDDVAECEIPWEEITLGERIGLGSYGEVYRGDWHGTEVAVKRFLDQGISVESLEEFRSEVRIMKRLRHPNVVLFMGAVTRSPNLSIVTEFLPRGSLYRLIHRPNNQLDERRRLRMALDAARGMNYLHNCTPVIVHRDLKSPNLLVDKNWVVKVCDFGLSRMKHSTFLSSRSTAGTAEWMAPEVLRNEPSDEKCDVYSYGVILWELCTMQQPWGGMNPMQVVGAVGFQQRRLDIPDGMDPAVSDIIRQCWQTDPRLRPTFAEIMAALKPLQKPITSATVSRPRGVQERIQLLQEAEDQAG, from the exons ATGAAGAACATTCTCAAGAAGCTTCACATGATGCCTAATCAagatggaggaggaggagaaggatCTAATTCATCAAAGGGCAATAAGTCCTTTAATGCATCATCTTCTCCTGATAATCTTTTACCTTCTTCTAGGTCTCATGAGCATAATAAACCCTTTTCAGGTATTTCTAATTGGTTGAATTCAGTTGCTAATAAAAAAAGTCCTagtcctccatcttcttcaaatGTGACAAAAGGGGATAGGGCTGAAACAGCTGATTCGAATTCGATTAGTAGTGGTGTTCTTGAGGCTGTTTCTGATTCAGTGAGGCGTGATTCAGAGTCAACTACATCGAATTCAAGGGATCCTGATATTGAGGAGGAGTATCAGATTCAATTGGCTTTGGAATTGAGTGCAAGAGAGGATCCTGAAGCTGTTCAGATTGAAGCTGTTAAGCAAATTAGCCTTGGTTCTTGTGCTGTTGAGAATACTCCAGCTGAAGTTGTTGCTTATCGATATTGG AATTACAATGCTCTTAGCTACGATGACAAGGTCATGGATGGTTTTTATGATGTGTATGGAATTGTGAACGACTCAACATCGGATAGGATGCCTTCTCTAGTTGATTTGCAAGGAACACCGATTTCAGATGGTGTTAGCTGGGAAGCAGTGCTAGTAAATAGAGCTGGTGATGCTAACTTGTTGAAACTTGAACAGAAGGCAATACAAATGGCGGTGAAGTCAAGGTCGGAATCACTACTTTCCCTAGACAGAGATTTTGTGCAAAAGCTTGCTGTTTTAGTTTCTGATTACATGGGTGGATCAGTTGGGGATCCTGATAACATGTCGAGAGCATGGCGAAATCTCAGCTACAGTTTGAAAGCAACTCTTGGCAGCATGGTTTTACCGATTGGTTCTCTTACAATTGGATTGGCTCGTCATCGTGCTTTAATGTTCAAG GTCTTGGCTGATAGTGTAGGCATACCCTGTCGACTAGTAAAAGGTCATCAGTACACCGGTTCTGATGATGTTGCCATGAATTTTGTAAAGCTTGATGATGGAAG GGAATACATTGTTGATCTAATGGCAGATCCCGGTACACTTATTCCTTCTGATGTTGCCGGATCACATATAGAATATGAGTCGATCTTTTCCGCGAGTCCTTTGTCACGTGACATTGACTCATCTCATATAGCTTCTTCTAGCAGTGGAATAGCAAGTTCATTAGAAGAACATTTAGATGTTGGCACATCGGCAAAGGGATCAAACTTCAGGAGCGAAACTTCAGCAGGAAACCAATCTGATAGCAAGTGTGAAGATAGTGATAGTATGAGTTTAACCCCAACGATTAAAAGTGAAGAAGAACCCAAAATTTCCTCGGATGAACTTAAGGGTTCTTCGAATGTAGAGAAGGTCCCGGTGAGGGAAAGTCTTGGAAGGTCAAACCATCCGTTTTCTCATGCTAGATCACCTTCATGGACTGAAGGTGTTACCTCTCCTGCTGCACGTAGAATGAAAGTGAAAGATGTTTCGCAGTACATGATCGATGCTGCCAAAGAAAATCCACAGTTAGCGCAGAAACTGCATGATGTATTGCTAGAAAGTGGTGTTGTTGCGCCCCCGAGCTTGTTTACTGAAGTTTATTCTGAGCTTTTAGATGTATCAACGACCGAGTCTAAGTCCCCCGTTGAAGATAAGGATGATTTCAAACTGAAGGGTGAAACCCAGCGTGTGAAGAATCAAAATGACCTCGTCCCCGTTCGATGTTTGCCTCCTTTGCCTTATCACAGAGTTCAGTCTAGAGCAAGTCCTGCTTTTAACATACTTGAGAATCCGTTTGATACAAGGGAGGTTTCTGGACAAACTGTATCATCGCAGTCCGAAGTTACTCTAGTGAATTATTCAAAAAATGTCCCAGTCGCTGCCGCAgctgcagcagcagcagctgTTGTTGCATCTTCTATGGTTGTTGCTGTAACAAAGTCGAGCACAGACTCAAACCGCGAACTGCCTGTAGCAGCTGCTGCAACTGCCACTGCTGCAGCTGTGGTTGCAACTACTGCAGCTGTCAGCAAGCAGTATGAGCAATGTGCACGGAGCGATGGAGATGCAGATAGTTCTGGCTATGAGCCACGTGGCAGTGGGGACCGTGGTAGTGGGGGCCAAGAACGTGATAATTCCGGGGGAACTTCAGAAGCTGAGCGAATATCTGATAGATCAGCTGGTAATGATAGCTCGAAATCTGATATAACACTGGATGATGTGGCAGAATGTGAGATTCCGTGGGAGGAAATCACCTTGGGTGAACGCATCGGACTTG GATCATACGGAGAGGTTTATCGTGGAGATTGGCATGGAACT GAAGTTGCGGTGAAGAGGTTCTTAGATCAAGGTATTTCTGTTGAATCACTTGAAGAATTCAGAAGCGAG GTTCGGATCATGAAAAGACTGAGACATCCCAACGTTGTTCTCTTCATGGGAGCAGTAACCCGTTCCCCAAATCTTTCCATTGTTACAGAATTTCTTCCTAG AGGTAGTTTGTACAGACTAATTCACAGGCCTAACAAtcaattagatgagaggaggcGTTTAAGGATGGCTCTCGATgcg GCCCGGGGAATGAATTATTTACACAACTGTACGCCGGTTATAGTACATCGTGATTTGAAGTCCCCGAATCTTCTAGTAGATAAAAATTGGGTGGTGAAG GTATGTGACTTCGGGCTATCACGTATGAAGCATAGCACATTTCTCTCATCCAGGTCAACTGCAGGGACG GCTGAGTGGATGGCCCCAGAAGTGCTAAGAAACGAACCTTCTGACGAAAA GTGTGATGTTTATAGTTACGGGGTTATACTATGGGAACTCTGCACAATGCAGCAACCATGGGGTGGAATGAACCCAATGCAAGTTGTAGGTGCTGTTGGTTTTCAACAACGACGTCTCGACATTCCCGATGGGATGGATCCTGCCGTTTCGGATATTATTAGGCAGTGTTGGCAGAC AGATCCGAGATTGAGGCCGACATTTGCAGAAATAATGGCAGCTTTGAAGCCATTGCAGAAACCGATAACCAGCGCAACAGTGTCTAGACCGAGAGGTGTGCAAGAGAGAATTCAGCTGTTGCAGGAAGCAGAAGATCAAGCAGGCTAG